The following proteins are encoded in a genomic region of Streptomyces gobiensis:
- a CDS encoding helix-turn-helix domain-containing protein: protein MAAEARPLNEVVFLTVAEVATVMRVSKMTVYRLVHSGHLPAIRVGRSFRVPEQAVHEYLRESYVGVESA from the coding sequence ATGGCTGCTGAGGCAAGGCCTCTGAACGAGGTTGTGTTCCTGACCGTGGCGGAAGTCGCCACGGTGATGCGTGTATCCAAGATGACCGTGTACCGGTTGGTGCACAGTGGTCATCTGCCGGCGATCCGGGTGGGCAGGTCCTTCCGGGTCCCTGAGCAAGCTGTTCACGAATACCTCCGAGAGTCCTATG
- a CDS encoding acetoin utilization protein AcuC yields MSGGAQVMWDEAVTGYDFGPGHPMDPVRLALTMRLVEAFGLDRKADVVAANTAGDSTLRLVHRADYIEAVRRVSAAPKSADGSYGLGTEDDPAFAGMHEASALIAGQSVGAAEAVWRGEVPHAVNFAGGLHHAMAGAAAGFCVYNDAALAIARLLELGAERVAYVDVDVHHGDGVQAAFWGDPRVLTISVHEHPRLLFPGTGWPEEAGGQGAEGTAVNVALPPGTTDDGWLRAVHAVVPELLSAFRPSVLVSQHGADTHIEDPLAHLAVTVDAQRAASVALHEWAHEYADGRWVALGGGGYAVVDVVPRSWAHLVGIAAGAPIPPETEVPEEWRQEAYLMTRQTAPLRMTDGADPQWRDWHESGYDPADPVDQAVLATRRAVFPGHGLLP; encoded by the coding sequence ATGAGCGGCGGCGCACAGGTGATGTGGGACGAGGCGGTCACCGGCTATGACTTCGGTCCCGGGCATCCGATGGATCCGGTCCGGCTTGCCCTGACCATGCGGCTTGTCGAGGCTTTCGGACTTGACCGGAAGGCCGATGTGGTGGCGGCCAATACCGCCGGAGACTCCACGCTGCGGCTGGTGCACCGTGCCGACTACATCGAGGCTGTACGACGGGTATCGGCGGCGCCGAAGAGCGCGGATGGTTCCTACGGTCTGGGGACCGAGGACGATCCGGCGTTCGCCGGAATGCATGAGGCGTCCGCGCTGATCGCCGGTCAGTCCGTCGGGGCGGCCGAGGCGGTGTGGCGCGGAGAAGTGCCGCATGCCGTGAACTTCGCGGGCGGACTGCATCACGCCATGGCAGGGGCGGCGGCGGGCTTCTGTGTCTACAACGACGCCGCCCTCGCCATCGCGCGACTGCTGGAGCTGGGCGCCGAGCGCGTCGCCTACGTGGATGTGGATGTGCACCATGGTGATGGGGTGCAGGCGGCGTTCTGGGGTGATCCGCGGGTGCTGACCATCTCCGTGCATGAGCACCCTCGCCTTCTCTTTCCCGGCACCGGCTGGCCCGAGGAGGCCGGGGGACAGGGCGCTGAGGGCACCGCGGTCAATGTCGCGTTGCCGCCGGGGACGACGGATGACGGCTGGCTGCGTGCGGTGCATGCGGTGGTGCCGGAGCTGTTGAGTGCTTTCCGGCCCAGTGTGCTGGTGAGCCAGCATGGTGCCGATACACATATCGAAGACCCGCTCGCACATCTGGCGGTGACGGTGGACGCGCAGCGGGCGGCCTCGGTGGCCCTGCATGAGTGGGCGCACGAGTATGCCGATGGGCGGTGGGTCGCGCTGGGAGGCGGGGGCTACGCGGTGGTGGATGTGGTGCCGCGCAGCTGGGCGCATCTGGTGGGGATCGCGGCCGGAGCGCCGATTCCGCCGGAGACCGAGGTGCCGGAAGAGTGGCGGCAAGAGGCGTACCTGATGACGCGGCAGACGGCGCCACTGCGGATGACGGATGGGGCCGATCCGCAGTGGCGGGACTGGCACGAGTCGGGATACGACCCGGCGGACCCGGTGGACCAGGCCGTGCTCGCTACTCGGCGGGCGGTTTTCCCGGGGCATGGCCTGCTGCCCTAG
- a CDS encoding phosphatase: MLSVDALRAHLLAARLAGTIATTREKSLRRYRLFAARDPRTLLGLEPERDWTVPQLLTLMAKECGVSADPATVSGQDTIDPDQTIAALDAFAERLALAALRRTPVLLGTGHPDRLLGFYADLAYALSAAGCSVLTPAKGRCIDITTRFGVRPYNLCYVRGVALIHAAGVRPGSGAPGAHSHSPLPLRIALAAATATGSPLPGLVIGDHGWVCGAGQLGIEAMGPADTDDPAVFVGQAEGRVSVAVPLDDAVRSEHYRPLTRYVLNRACLSQ; encoded by the coding sequence GTGTTGAGTGTGGACGCCCTTCGGGCGCATCTGCTGGCGGCCAGGCTCGCGGGAACGATCGCGACCACGCGGGAGAAGAGCCTGCGCCGCTACCGGCTCTTCGCGGCCCGCGACCCAAGGACGCTGCTCGGGCTGGAGCCCGAACGGGACTGGACCGTACCGCAGCTGCTGACGTTGATGGCGAAGGAGTGCGGGGTATCAGCCGACCCGGCGACGGTTTCCGGTCAGGATACGATCGATCCCGACCAGACCATTGCGGCTCTCGATGCCTTCGCCGAACGGCTCGCGCTGGCTGCGCTGCGGCGTACGCCTGTGTTGCTGGGTACCGGGCATCCTGACCGGCTCCTTGGGTTCTACGCCGATTTGGCCTATGCCCTGTCGGCGGCGGGGTGTTCTGTTCTCACCCCAGCGAAGGGGAGATGTATCGACATAACGACCCGGTTTGGCGTACGCCCGTACAACCTTTGCTACGTGCGGGGAGTCGCATTGATCCACGCGGCGGGAGTGCGGCCCGGTTCCGGTGCGCCGGGCGCACACAGCCATTCTCCGCTGCCGCTTCGGATCGCGCTCGCCGCCGCGACGGCCACCGGAAGTCCGCTGCCAGGGCTCGTGATTGGGGACCATGGTTGGGTTTGCGGTGCAGGTCAGCTAGGCATTGAGGCTATGGGACCGGCCGATACGGACGACCCCGCGGTGTTCGTCGGTCAGGCCGAGGGACGGGTGTCCGTGGCCGTTCCACTTGATGACGCTGTGCGGTCCGAGCACTACCGCCCACTCACGCGCTATGTACTCAATCGGGCGTGTCTGTCCCAGTAG